The Nitrospirota bacterium genome includes the window ACAATCGCCTGATCATCGGGGTCGTCGCTCAGGCCGCTGATGAACGATTTGTCTATCTTGATCCTCCGGATGGGCAGCCGCTTCAGGTAGCTCAGCGACGAATAGCCGGTGCCGAAATCATCGATCGAGAGCCCGATGCCCCTGCTGCTCAGGTTGGCCAGGTGGGGGATGGTGATATCGATATGCTGCATCGCGATACTTTCCGTCACCTCGATCTCGAGGCACTCGGGACGCAGCCCCGTCTCCTCCAGGGTCCGCGAAACCACCTCGACGAGATCGGCCTGCTGGAACTGCCGGGCGGAGAGGTTCACCGTCACGCAGAGCTCCCGGTATCCTGCATCCTGCCACTGTTTATTCTGCGCACAGGCGGTGCGCAGCACCCATTCATCGATCGAAACGACGAGCCCCGTCTCTTCGGCAAGGGGAAGGAACTGGAACGGCTGGAGCATCCCGAGCTCGGGATGCCGCCACCGGACGAGCGCCTCGACGCAGGTAATGCCGGGGCGTTTCAGATCGATCTGGGGCTGGTAGTGGAGCTCCAGCTGTCCCTTCTTGAGGGTCTGCCGCAGGCTCTGCTCGAGGATCATCAGCTCGAGGGTCCGCAGGTTCATGGCAGGACTGTAGAACCGGTAGTTGTTCCTCCCCTGCTCCTTCACATGGTACATCGCGACATCGGCGTTCTTCAGCAGCATCTCGGGATACTCGCTGTCATCCGGGTACATGCTTATGCCGATGCTGGCGGTAATATGAAACTCGTGCCCGTCGAAGTGGTAGGACTGATCGAGGATCATCCGGAGCTCCTGCGCAATCCTGGCCGCGCTGTCGGTATCCGCGATATCGGGCAGCACGATGGCGAACTCATCGCCGCCGATGCGGGCGATCGTATCGGACGCCCGCAGGCAGTTCCTCAGCCGTGAAGCGACCTCCCTGAGGAGCCGGTCGCCGGCAGCATGGCCGAGAGAATCATTGATATTTTTAAAACGGTCGAGGTCGAGGAAGAGGACCGCAAGCTTGGCGCGATGGCGGCGCGCCTGGGCGATCTCGAGGGAAAGGCGGTCCATGAAGAGCGTTCTGTTCGCTACGCCGGTCAGGAGATCGTGATAGGCCTGGTACCTGATCGTCTCTTCGGCCTGCTTCCGTTCGGTGATATCGGTGATCATGCCGAGGGCCCCTGCATACGCTCCCTCCTTGTCGAAGAGGGAATTCGTCGAGACGATGGCCCAGAGCGCCGAGCCGTCCTTTCGCCGGAACCGGAAATCGTGCTGCTCGGCAATGCCGTCCCTGCGGCGCGCGAGGTTCAGTTCCGCTTCCTGCCGGACCTCCTCATCCATGAAGTCGAAGAGCGGCCGCCCCAGCATCTCCTCTGCGGCATAGCCGAGCATTTCGGTCATATGCCGGTTGACATAGGTTGTGAGGCCCTGCGCATCGACGATCCAGACTCCTTCGTTCGCTGTATCGATGAGCTGGCGGTAGCGGGCCTCGCTCTCCCTGAGCGCCTCCTCGACCCTGCTCCGTTCGGCTATTTCGGTCTGGAGGCGCTTGTTGGCGAGCTTAAGGTCCGCGGTGCGCTCCTGCACCATATGCTCGAGCCCGTCGCGGTGGCGCCTCAGCTCCTCCTCGGCCTTTTTCCGTTCGAGGACCTCGGCGTGCAGCGCCGTGTTCATGGCATCCGTATGCGCTTTGGCCTCGCTCAGGTACGCAACGAGGTCCCTGTTCTCGAATCTGAGCGCAAGCGACTCGGCATAGATCGTATGGTTCTGCCGCGCCGTCATGAAGATCAGGACTCCATAGAGCAGGACCATGGCCGCCATGGCGAGATGGAACTCATCGCCGATCAGGATGAACCGGGCGGTGAGCGGTGCCAACGCGGGGATGCTATAGGCGAGGAAGGCCGCATTCACTGCCGAATATGCCGCTGCCGCTCCGGCTACCATGCCGCCGAGTACAAAGGCGAGAAAGACCTGGTGCGCTGTCGAGCCCTCGTTGAACAGCAGGATGCCTGCAGCTCCCCAGACCGTTCCCGAGAGCCCGATGCCGATGACGAAGCTCCTCCCCCACTGCGGCGCCCTGTCCGGAGTGACGGCATGTCTCCTGGACTTCCTGAGCAGAACGAACCTGGCGAGGGTAACGGCGAGGAGCGCCCCGAGCCAGAGGAGTATCCTGGCCGCGGGAACAACACCCCAGAGGATGAGGGCGACGATCGAGCCGTTGATCACCGTGGCGACCAACCCCACCGGCGCCAGACGGTAGAGCTGAGCGACCTGCTCGTCGCGCATATATTCATCCCGGGCGGACAGCCCTGCCGCAGGTCCCATTCCTCTCCCCCGCATGGTTAATGGATTATCCGGACTACCTCAATTGTAACAAATGCCGTGGCCGCATAAAAGGCGGCAACCAACAGTAACAGAAAAGCCGGTATCCCGCGGGATACCGGCTCGAGCCCGGAACAGGGCGCGTGCGCTGTCGGTTACGAGGCGATAACGATCGAGGGCATGATGCCGATCGCGAACACCATGATGACCGTGATCAGGATGGCGAGCCCGAGCATCGGCGACGGGCTGATCGTCATCTCCCCGACCACGTCCTTCATGTACATATTGCGGACGATCCTGAGATAGTAGTAGGCGGAGATGGCGCTGAAGATGACCGCCACGACCGCGAGCCACACGTATCCCGCACCGATGAGTGCCATGAAGATGTTGAACTTTCCGATAAAGCCTGCTGTCGGCGGAATGCCGGTGAGCGAGAACATGAAGACCAGCATCAGCGCGGCGACCAGGGGATGGCTCTTCGAGAGCCCTTCATAGTCCTTGATCTCGTCTCCCCGGTCGAGCAGGATGACGATGGCGAAGGCGCCTATATTCATGAAGGCATAGATCATCATGTAATTCATCATCGCCTGGCGCCCCTCCTCGCCGGCGATAATGCCGAGGAGCATGTAGCCCGCGTGCGCGATGGAGGAATAGGCGAGCATCCTCTTTATGTTGGTCTGCACGAGGGCGACGATATTCCCCACCGCCATGGTGGCGATGGCGATGCCGATGAGGATCGCGGTCCAGTCGGCCTGCAGGTGCTGGAAGGCGACGAAGAAGACCCTGCCGATGACCGCGAACCCCGCTGCCTTGGGCCCCACGGACATGAAGGCGGTGACCGAGGTGGGCGCGCCCTCGTACACATCGGGCGCCCACATATGGAACGGCACCGCGGCGATCTTGAACGAGAAGGCGACGGCGACCAGGATCATGCTGAAGAGCAGCAGCGGCGTCGCCTCCCCGCCCTGGAGCTGTGCTGCTATCCGGTAAAGATCGGTCGTCGTCGTCTGCCCGTAGAGCAGCGAAATGCCGTACAGCAGCATGGCCGACGAAAAGGCGCCGAGCAGAAAGTACTTGATGGCGGCCTCGTTGGATTTGGGGTCGTTCCGCTTGATGCCTGCCAGGATATAGGTGCTCAGCGCCATCAGCTCGAGGCCGAGATAGAGGATGATGAAGTCCTTGGCCGAGGCCATCAGCATCATTCCCGCAGTGGCGAAGAGCAGCAGGCTGTAGTATTCTCCATGTTCGACCCTCTCCCGCTGCAGGTACTTGAGCGATATGAAGATGGTCAGGACGAGGTTGATGAGGAAGATGACCTTGAAGTAGCTGCTGTAGCTGTCGCTGATGAACATGCCGCCGAAGGTCTCGCCGTAGCTCTGCGGGATGAAGTAGAGCGTCGCCGCCGCGGCAGCGACCCCGAGGAACGCCAGCACTCCCTTTTCCCTGAAGACGAGGTCGAAGAGCAGGAGCAGCAGCGCTGCCACGGTCATTATGATTTCCGGCAGTACCGGGGTCAGGTCGGGGAAGGGAATGGTCATTTGATCACCTCTATAATGTGCTGTGCTACAGCCGGCTGCCCCGCTGTGGAAATCCTCTGGATGAGGTTCTGGACCGAGGCATCCATGAAGCTGAGGAAGGTATTCGGATAAACGCCGATCCAGAGCACCAGGATGATGAGCGGTGCGAGTGTCGCGATCTCGCGGAAGTTGATATCCTTATGCTCCCGGACCGTCGGGCTCACCTCCATGAAAAAGACCCGCTGGTAGAGCCAGAGCATGTAGCCCGCGCCGATGATGATGCCGGTGGCGGCGAGGGCGCCCATGGCCTTCGATGCCGTGAATCCGCCGAGGAGGATCAGGATCTCGCCGACGAACCCGTTCGTCCCGGGCAGGCCGATCGACGAGAGCGTGAAGACCATGAAGAAGGCGGCATAGACCGGGAGCGCGGTCGCCACGCCGCCGTAATCCGCGATCTTCCTCGTATGGGTACGATCGTAGATCATCCCGACGCAGAGGAAGAGGCCGCCGGTGACGATGCCGTGGTTGATCATCTGGAGGATACCGCCCTGGAGCCCCTGCGTGTTGAGCGCGAAGAGACCGAGCGTCACGAAGCCCATGTGGCTGACCGAGCTGTAGGCGATGAGCCGTTTCAGATCGGTCTGGCCGAGGCAGATGATCGCGCCGTAGATGATGGCGATCACCGAGAGGATCATCATGACCGGCGACATCGCTTTCGTCGCCTCCGGCAGAATCGGCATGCTGAACCGCAGGAACCCGTAGGCGCCCATCTTGATGAGGATGCCCGCAAGGATCACGCTGCCCGCGGTCGGCGCCTCGGTATGGGCGTCGGGCAGCCAGGTATGCACCGGGAACATTGGGACCTTCACCGCAAAGGCGGCAAAGAAGGCCCAGAACAGGATGACCTGCAGGTTGAAGGGATAGGTGGTGGTCATCATCTTCAGGATATCGAAGGAGTTGCCCGTCTGAAGGTAGAGGACGATGATCCCAACGAGCATGAGGACGCTGCCCACCAGGGTATACAGGAAGAACTTGATCGCTGCGTAGACCCGGTTCGGCCCGCCCCACACGCCGATGAGGAGGAACATGGGGATCAGCATAGCCTCCCAGAAGATATAGAAGAGGAAGAGGTCGAGGCTGCAGAAGACGCCGATCATCGCGCCCTCGATGAGGAGCAGGGCCGCGTAGAACTCCTTCGCCCGGTCCTTGATACTGTTCCAGGAGACGGTGACGCAGAGGATGGTCAGGAGCGCCGAAAGCAGGACGAAGAGGACGCTGATGCCGTCTATGCCGAGGGCATAGCTGACGCCCCACGCGGGTATCCACTCATGGCGCTCGACGAACTGCATCTGCGCCGTGGTCTTGTCGAAGCCGCTGAAGAGCGGGAGGCTCAGGGCGAAGGTCGCTATGCTCAGGAACAGGGCGGTCCACTTGATCGCCGTCTCGCTGGTCCGCTTCAGGAGAAAGATCAGCAGCGCCCCTGCTAGGGGGAGAAAGATCAAGGTGCTCAGTATCGGGTAACTCATCATACCTCCTCGTTGGCCTCCTCTTACTGTCCGGCGGTTGCGATCAGCACCAGGGAAAGGATGAGAAAGAGCCCGATCGCCATCGAGACGGCATAGTGCTGGACATAGCCGGTCTGGAGCCTTCTCAGGCGCTCGCCGAAATTCCCGATAGCCCTGGGCACGCCGTTTACGATCCCTTCTATGATACCGCCGTCGGTGACGGCCATCAGTACATTGGTTGCGGCCCACCTGGTCGGCCTGACGATGATGAAGTCGTACAGCTCATCGATGTAGTACTTGTTCCACAACGTCGTGTATATTCCCCTGAAGCTCGCGGCGAGGGTCTTCGGAATCTCGGGCTTGAGCGCGTAGAAGACCCAGGCGAAGAAGATGCCGCCGAAGGCCGCTGCTATCGAGATGCCCACCACCATCAGCTCCTCCGCATGGGAGGCGTGGACATGAGGATGGCCGAGCACCGGCTCGAAGAAGTGGGCGATCCAGTTCCCGACGCCTATCGCCGAGCCGAACAGCTCGGGTATGCCGATCCAGCCCGACGCGATAGCGCCCACGGTCAGGATTATGAGCGGGACGGTCATCGTTGCCGGCGACTCATGGAGGTGGTGCTCCTGCTCGAGGGTCCCCCTGAACTTCCCGTGGAAGGCGAGGAAAATGATCCTGAAGCTGTAGAACGCGGTAATCGCGGCGACGAGAGAGCCGATCACCCAGACGATCCTGCCGACCGTGCCGCCGTTATAGGCGAGCCAGAGGATCTCGTCCTTGCTGAAGAAGCCCGCCAGGCCGGGCACCCCGGCGATGCTGAGCGAGGCGATGAGGAACGTCCAGTAGGTGACAGGCATATGTTTTTTCAGTCCGCCCATCTTCTGTATATCCAGCTCCCCTGCCATGGCGTGCATGACGCTGCCGGCGCCGAGGAAGAGCAGGGCCTTGAAGAAGGCATGGGTATAGAGATGGAAGATACCTGCGCCGAACGCGCCGACGCCGCAGGCGAGGAACATGTAGCCGAGCTGGCTCACGGTCGAGTAGGCGACGATACGCTTTATGTCGTTCTGCACCAGCGCTATCGTCGCTGCAAAGAGGCTCGTAATCGCCCCCGTGAGCGCGACGACGGCCATGGCGACTTCCGACATGCTGAAGAGCGGGTTGAACCGGGCGACCATGAAGACGCCGGCGGTGACCATGGTGGCAGCGTGGATCAGCGCGCTGACCGGCGTCGGGCCCTCCATGGCATCGGGCAGCCAGACATGGAGCGGGATCTGCGCCGATTTGCCGACCGCGCCGCAGAAGAGCAGGAGCGCTATCAGGGTGACGAGGTGAATCTCATACCCCAGCAGGCTGATCGTCTGGCCCTGCAGCGAGCCCACGTTCGCGAAGATATCGGCATAGTGAACGGTGCCCAGGGTGAGGAAGATCATGAAGACGCCGAGGCCGAAGCCGAAGTCGCCGAACCGGTTGACGATGAAGGCCTTCTTTCCCGCATCGGCAGCGCTCTTCTTTTCGTACCAGAAGCCGATGAGGAAGTAGGAGCAGAGCCCCACCGCCTCCCAGCCGAAGTAGAGCTGCAGCAGGTTGTTGCCCATGACGAGCATGAGCATCGAGAAGGTGAACAGGCTGAGATAGGAGAAGAAGCGGTAGTAGCCCGGATCGCCGTGCATGTAGCCTACCGAGTAGATATGGACCAGCAGGCTCACGCTCGTCACGACGATGAGCATGATGGCGGTCAGCTGGTCGATGAGGAACCCTACGGTAACCCTGAAGGTGCCGGAGACGATCCAGCTGTAGACATCCTGGTTGATGACCTGCCCGTTCACTACGCCGATGAAGGTCTTCACCGCGAGAACGAACGACCCGAGGACAGCGAGGATTGCGACCCAATGGGCCTTGTCCTTGATGATCCATCTGCCGAGGAGGATGTTGACGGCAAAGGCGGCGAGCGGCAGGAGCGGTATCAAAACATGCATATCCATGGGCTTACCCTCTCATCTCGGTGATTTCATCGGTGTGTATCGCCGCCCTGTTCTTGAAGAGCGCCACCAGGATCGCGAGCCCGATCGCCGCCTCGGCAGCAGCAACGGTGATAATGAAGAAGACCAGTATCTGGCCCCGCAGGTCCTGCAGGTAGTGGCTGAAGGCGACGAGGCTTATGTTCACCGAATTGAGCATCAGCTCGATGGACATAAGGACGATGATGATGTTCCGCCGGATCATGAACCCGACGACGCCGATGGTGAAGATGACGGCGCTCAGTGCGATATACCACTCCAAGGGTACCATATGTCCTCCTACGGAAATGAAGAGCTCGAAGAAAAAAGCGGGAAGTGAGAAGGTCCCTTTCTTATGACCACTCTTCCCTCACCTCTTCCTTCCTGTTTCCCGCTCCTTACTTGTTTTTTTGGCCAGCACGATCGCCCCGACGATAGCGATCAGCAGTATCAGCGAGGCGATCTCGAAGGGGAAGAGATACTCGGTGTACAGCACCGTGCCCAGCGCCTTCGTATGGGTAGCGGCCTTGATCGCCTCGATCGTGAACGGCCCCGCAGGGCCCTGCGTCAACGAACCCAGGACATACATGATCAGCACCAGGATAAACACCCCCATCGAGATGCCGAGCGGCCAGGCGCCGACAAACTTCTCGCCCTCGAGCTCTTCCTTGAGATTGAGCATCATGATGACGAAGAGGAAGAGCACCAGGATCGCCCCCGCGTAGAGGATGATCTGGACCGCCGCCAGGAACTCGGCGTTCAGGAAGAGGTAGAGCGCGGCGATATGGAAGAAGAGCCCCAGCATCATCAGGACGCTGTGCACGGGGTTTCTTCTGGTTATCACGAGCAGCGACAGGACGACCGTAGCGACCGCGAAATAACCGAAAAAGAGCTTAGGCAGCATTGCTCATCCCCCCTTGCGTCGTTTCATTGCCTTCCGGCCCGCCGGGACCGCCCGGCTCGGCATTCTTCGGTGAAGCCTCCCGGGGAGCGCTCCCGGCTCTCCTGAGCACCGGCTGATCCTCGTGGGACTGGAAGTCCTCGGACAGGGGGCGCCAGAAGTGCCTGAAGTACTCCTTACCCTTGTCGCCTGCCATGAACTTATCCCAGTTGGCGAGCAGTTTTTCCTTTGTCATATAGAGCGCTTCACGGGTGGTATCGCAGTATTCATAATGCGGGGTCATCACCACGGCCCCGAAGGGGCAGGCCTCGACGCAGAACCCGCAGTAGACGCACCGGAGCACCTCGATCTCATAGCGGTCGACGATCTTCGAGTGGTCCGAGCCCTCGCTGGTGTAAATCGAGATGCATTTCGAGGGACAGACGGCTGCACACAGGCCGCAGCCGACGCATTTCGCCTCGCCCGCATCGGTCCGCACGAGGGCGTGCAGCCCCCGGAATCCCGGGAAGGGCTCGCGCTTCTCCTCGGGGTACTGGCGGGTCACCGGCCGGGTCAGCATCATCTTGAAGGTGAGCGCCATACCCTTCAGTATCTCGAGCATGAAGACCTTTTTCGCTATATCCTTTAATCTCATTCTCCTCTTACCTCTCTGGGGGCGATAGAGTTTACTTACGCTTCAGCCTAACTGAAATAGTACACGAGCGACGTGACCACTATGTTTACCAGCGCCAGCGGAATCAGGACCTTCCAGCCCAGCGACATCAATTGATCGTAGCGGTAGCGGGGCACCGTCGCCCTTACCCAGTAGAACAGGAAGATATGGAGATAGACCTTGCCGAGGAACCAGACGATGCCCGGCACCGCTGCGAGCGCGGGGACGGCGTTCGTGAGCACCGGCGGGAGGGTCCAGCCGCCCCAGAAGCAGACCACGGCGATGCTCGACATCACGATCATGCCGATATACTCCGCCGCATAGTAGAGCGCGAACCGCATGCCGCTGTACTCGGTAAAGTAGCCCGCCACCAGCTCGCTCTCCGCTTCGGGCAGATCGAAGGGGGTCCGGTTCGTCTCGGCGAACATCGAGACGAGGAAGACGAAGTAGCCGAGGATCTGCGGGAAGAGATACATGCCGAACCAGTACTGCTGCTGCGCCTTGACGATATCGGTGAGGTTCAGGGAGCCGGAGAGTATCATGACGCCGACGAGGCTCAGCCCCATGGAGACTTCATAGCTGATGACCTGGGCCGATGACCTGAGGCCGCCCAGGAAGGAGTACTTGGAGTTGGACGCCCACCCCGCCATGACCACGCCGTACGCGGCGAGCGACGACATCGCGAAGAGATAGAGCAGCCCCACATTGATGTTGGCGATGACGAAGCCGTCGAAGAAGGGGATCACCGCGGTCGAGCTGAGCGCGGCGAAGATGATGATGACCGGAGCGAACCAGAAGACCGGCTTGTCCGCGTTCGCCGGGATGATATCCTCTTTGAAGAAGAGCTTGACCATATCCGCGACCGGCTGGAGGATGCCGTGGGGACCGACCCGCATAGGGCCGAGCCGCACCTGCATGTGGCCGATGACCTTGCGCTCGAAATAGGTTGCATACATAACGTGGAAAAAGACCGCGGCAACGACGACCATCATCTTGACTACCATAAGTACCATAGTGATGATGAAGTCGTAGCCTCCCCCGGCGATACCGGCTGATGCGAATGTCTCGACTATGTTCACGCTGCCACCTCCGCGGTCATCCGTTCACTCTTCTTGACGGCAGCTTCGACGCCGTCCAGCGCCGGAGCCTTGAGCGCCGTGTTCATGCGCCACGGCAGAATCCTGAAGAGCCCGCTCCCTTCGAAATTGTTCGGCGCCATCACCAGAGTCTCCGGCACATCGATAAAGGCCATCACCGGCAGGTCGAGCGTCCCTATCTCGGTCGCGATGGTCACGTAGTCGCCGTCGGCGACTCCGAGCTTCTGCGCCAGCTTCGTCCCTATCTTCACGTACGGTTTCGAAGATATGCTGTTCAGCGCCGCCGAATGCCTGCTCTGGCTCGCCGAATGGAAGAGGGGCTTGTCGAGGGCGAGATACACCTTGTTCGCCTCCGGCTTTTTCAGCAGCGTCTTGCCCTCGGGAAGCGCGATCCCCTGAATGCCCACATCGTGCCTGAGCGGCTCGCCCTTGTAGGGCCACATGCCGGCGCCCTGGTCCATGTCTTCGTAGGTGACGCCCTTGTGGAGCGGGGATATCTTCGCGATCTCTCCCAGTATATCCGATGCGCCTTTATAGCTCATGTCGACGCCGAGGAGCCTGCTTATCTCGGCGAGGATCCTCCAGTCCTCCATGGCGACGCTGTCCTGGGGTCCGTCGACCGCTTTATTGAGGTGCTGCATTCTCCGCTCGAGATTGGTATAGGAGCCTTCCTTTTCAGCCCAGGAGAGCGCCGGGAGAACGACATGCGCGAGCTGGGCGGTTTCGGAGAGGAAGATGTCCTGCACCACGAGAAGCTCCAGCCCGGAGAGCGCCTCCCTCACTACCTTCTGTCCCGGGACCGTGAAGGCGATATTCTCGCCCATTACATAGAGCGCTTTCACGTTCTTCGCCTGCGCCGCCTCGATCATCTCCATGAGGCTCAGGCCGGGAGCGGCCGGGACCGTGACGTTGAAGAACTCCTCGTACCGCTTCCTGAAGCTCTCGACCGCGAGCGGTCTTCCGCCGGGGAGCATGTCGGGCAGGCAGCCCATATCGACGAGCCCCTGCTCGTTCGGCAGCTCTGCGGAGAGATAGATGCGGCCGTTGAGGAGATGCACCAGGGCAGCGAGGAGGAGGAGGTTGGTATGCCCCTCCTTCCGCTGAATGATGTCCCTTCCTATGATTATTGCCGGGTTGGCGACGCCTGCAAGGCGCTCGACCGCAGCCGCGAGCGCCTCGACCGGAACGCCGCAGGTCTCTGAGGCCTCGCCGAGCGTTACAGGCTGGAGTTTCTTGATCATCTCCTCGAAGGCGGACCGCTCGCCGGAAAGCTGCTTCTTCTTCAGGAGCTCGGTCACCAGCGCCGCCAGCAGCGCCGTCTCGGTGTAGGGAGCGGGCACGAGGCTGTCGGTGCTGAACCGCTTCAGTCCCGCGGCAAACCCGACGGTGATGACCGGGACCTCTTTCTGCGCCGCCGCCCGTATCTGGAGGCCCAGAACCGGGTTGACGGCCGCAGGGTCGCCGCCGACCACGAAGACGCCGTCGGCATGCGTGATACCGCTGAGGGGGTTTGCGGTAACGCCCTGCCCGAATATCTGCTCGAAGAACTTCTGGGCAGGGGCAAAGGCGAAGCCCGCTGCAGAGTCGATATTATTGCTGCCGAGAGCGACGCGCATGAACTTCTGGAATACGTAGTTGTCCTCGTTCGTACACCGCGCCGAGGCGACGCCGGCGATCGCCCCGCCGCCGTGCTTTTCCTTTATATCCTTCAGCCGCTGGCTGATCACGGTGAAGGCCTCGCTCCAGGTCGCCTCCCGCAGCTCGCCCTCCTTGCGGATGAGCGGCGCCTTGAGCCTGCGGGGGCTGGCAATGTAGTCATAGCCGAAACGGCCCCTGTTGCAGAGGAGCCCTCTGTTGACCCCTTTTTCAACCTCGGGGACGACCCGTACGAGGGCATTCCCCCTCACCTGGGCGGTGACCGAACAGCCGACGCCGCAGAAGGAGCAGACGGTGTCCACATTCTTTTCTATGAACCACTGGCGGTAGGTATGCTTGTGCAGCCGCGACATGATGGCGCCCACAGGGCAGACGGTGAGGCAGTTCCCGCAGTACTCGCAGTTGTAGCGGCCGCCGGAGAAGGGCTCGACGAAGGTCTTGCTCGTCCTGTTCACCATGGCGATCGCAGAAGCGCCCTGCACCTGGCTGCACATCCGGACGCAGCGCGTACAGGAGATGCAGCGCTCCATGTTGCGCACGATGATCGGGTCGTCATAGCTCTCGGGATGGCGGCGCTTGCCTTCATCGAAACGGCCCGCCGTGGGGCCGTACTTCATTACCAGGTCCTGCAGGTCGCACTCGCCCGCCTTATCGCAGTAGGGACAATCGAGGGCGTGGTTGATGAGAAGGAACTCGAGCATCCCTTTCCGCGCCTCGACGACCTTTTCGGTCTCGGTGCGGACGACCATGCCGTCGGTGATGTTCAGGGTGCAGGCGGTCTGGAGCCGCGGCATCTTCTCGATCTCGACGAGGCAGAGCCTGCAGCCGCCGTAGGGATTGAGCATCTCGTGGTGGCAGAGGGTGGGGATCTTTATCCCTGCTATCTTTGCCGCCTCGAGGATCGTGACCGGCTTCTCGAGCTTGATCTGCTTATCGTTTATGGTTACCGTTATCATTACGCGACACCCGCCGTTCTCTTGGTAGTGGTAATTTTTGATTCGAACTCTCCCCTGAAATGCTTGATGAAGCTCTGGACCACGCCGGCAGCGCCGTCGCCGAGGGGGCAGAAGGTCCTGCCGAAGATGTTTTTCGCAATCTCGAGGAGGAGCTCGATGTCGCCCTCCCTCCCCGCGCCGCGGTCGATCCTGCCGAGAATGCTCCGCAGCCACCCCACGCCCTCCCTGCAGGGAGTGCATTTGCCGCAGGACTCGTGCTCGAAGAACTTTATAGCCCGGTAGCAGACCTTGACGAGGTCGACGGTCTCGTCGAAGACCATCACGGCGCCCGAGCCGAGCATGCTGCCGTGCTTGAGCATGGCCGAGAAGTCCATCGGGCAGTCGATCTGGTCGGCGGGAAGAATGGGGGTGGAGATGCCGCCCGGGATCACCGCTTTGAGCTTCTTGCCGCCGCGGATGCCGCCGCAGTGGGTATAGATGATGTCCCTGAGCGTCGTTCCCATGGGGAGCTCATAGACTCCCGGCTTGTTCACATGACCGCTGACCGAATAAAGCTTGGGACCGGGGCAATCGACGCTTCCGATCTGGGCGTAGGCATCGGCGCCGATCTCGATGATGAGCGGGAGGTTCGCCAGGGTCTCGACATTGTTGACCACAGTAGGCTTCGCCAGGAAGCCCTCGTTCACCGGGAAGGGAGGCTTGATGCGGGGCTGGCCCCGCTTGCCCTCGAGCGACTCGATCAGCGCGGTCTCCTCGCCGCAGATGTACGCGCCGGCGCCCTGGTGCACGGCGAGGTGGAAGCGCGTCCCCGTGCCGAGGATGTCGTCACCGAGATACCCTTTATCGTACGCCTGCCGTATTGCCCCGTCGAGTATGTCCTTCGCCCCGGGATACTCGCCGCGGAGATAGATATAGCCGTACTCAGCGTCGAGCGCGTGGCCCGAGATGACCATCCCTTCGATGAGCAGGTGCGGGTTCTTCTCGAGGATCGGCCTGTCCTTGAAGGTGCCCGGCTCTCCCTCGTCGGCATTGCAGACGACGTATTTCGGTTTCTTGGGATCGGCTGCGGCGAACGACCACTTCATTCCGGTCGGGAACCCTGCGCCGCCCCTCCCCCTGAGCCCCGCCTTCTTCACCGAATCGATGATTGCAGCGGGCTCCATGGCGAGGGCCTTGGCGAGGGCCTTGTAGCCGCCTGCCTTTGCATATTCATTGAGGTCCGCC containing:
- a CDS encoding NADH-quinone oxidoreductase subunit J codes for the protein MLPKLFFGYFAVATVVLSLLVITRRNPVHSVLMMLGLFFHIAALYLFLNAEFLAAVQIILYAGAILVLFLFVIMMLNLKEELEGEKFVGAWPLGISMGVFILVLIMYVLGSLTQGPAGPFTIEAIKAATHTKALGTVLYTEYLFPFEIASLILLIAIVGAIVLAKKTSKERETGRKR
- the nuoK gene encoding NADH-quinone oxidoreductase subunit NuoK, whose product is MVPLEWYIALSAVIFTIGVVGFMIRRNIIIVLMSIELMLNSVNISLVAFSHYLQDLRGQILVFFIITVAAAEAAIGLAILVALFKNRAAIHTDEITEMRG
- the nuoL gene encoding NADH-quinone oxidoreductase subunit L → MDMHVLIPLLPLAAFAVNILLGRWIIKDKAHWVAILAVLGSFVLAVKTFIGVVNGQVINQDVYSWIVSGTFRVTVGFLIDQLTAIMLIVVTSVSLLVHIYSVGYMHGDPGYYRFFSYLSLFTFSMLMLVMGNNLLQLYFGWEAVGLCSYFLIGFWYEKKSAADAGKKAFIVNRFGDFGFGLGVFMIFLTLGTVHYADIFANVGSLQGQTISLLGYEIHLVTLIALLLFCGAVGKSAQIPLHVWLPDAMEGPTPVSALIHAATMVTAGVFMVARFNPLFSMSEVAMAVVALTGAITSLFAATIALVQNDIKRIVAYSTVSQLGYMFLACGVGAFGAGIFHLYTHAFFKALLFLGAGSVMHAMAGELDIQKMGGLKKHMPVTYWTFLIASLSIAGVPGLAGFFSKDEILWLAYNGGTVGRIVWVIGSLVAAITAFYSFRIIFLAFHGKFRGTLEQEHHLHESPATMTVPLIILTVGAIASGWIGIPELFGSAIGVGNWIAHFFEPVLGHPHVHASHAEELMVVGISIAAAFGGIFFAWVFYALKPEIPKTLAASFRGIYTTLWNKYYIDELYDFIIVRPTRWAATNVLMAVTDGGIIEGIVNGVPRAIGNFGERLRRLQTGYVQHYAVSMAIGLFLILSLVLIATAGQ
- the nuoI gene encoding NADH-quinone oxidoreductase subunit NuoI, which produces MRLKDIAKKVFMLEILKGMALTFKMMLTRPVTRQYPEEKREPFPGFRGLHALVRTDAGEAKCVGCGLCAAVCPSKCISIYTSEGSDHSKIVDRYEIEVLRCVYCGFCVEACPFGAVVMTPHYEYCDTTREALYMTKEKLLANWDKFMAGDKGKEYFRHFWRPLSEDFQSHEDQPVLRRAGSAPREASPKNAEPGGPGGPEGNETTQGGMSNAA
- the nuoH gene encoding NADH-quinone oxidoreductase subunit NuoH gives rise to the protein MVLMVVKMMVVVAAVFFHVMYATYFERKVIGHMQVRLGPMRVGPHGILQPVADMVKLFFKEDIIPANADKPVFWFAPVIIIFAALSSTAVIPFFDGFVIANINVGLLYLFAMSSLAAYGVVMAGWASNSKYSFLGGLRSSAQVISYEVSMGLSLVGVMILSGSLNLTDIVKAQQQYWFGMYLFPQILGYFVFLVSMFAETNRTPFDLPEAESELVAGYFTEYSGMRFALYYAAEYIGMIVMSSIAVVCFWGGWTLPPVLTNAVPALAAVPGIVWFLGKVYLHIFLFYWVRATVPRYRYDQLMSLGWKVLIPLALVNIVVTSLVYYFS